Genomic DNA from Crateriforma spongiae:
TCTTCGCAACCACTTTTTTGTTGAAAAGATGTTGCGAAATCTGCTGAACTGCGTACAGTTACGCGCAGTTTTTTACGGTTGAGTCGATGGATCGGTACGACGTGGATGTCGTGATGCGTTGGATCAACCACGATTCATGTTCAGTGAGCCGTGGCCGGTGACTTCTGAAACGAAAGTTTTGCAAGTCACAATGACTCACTGGCAGTTCCTTTCTCGCGGAGGAAGAACGTGGCCAAAAAGAAAGCAGCGAAGAAACGTGCCGTTAAGAAACGTGCAACGAAGAAGGCAGCCGTCAAGAAGAAGGTAGCCAAGAAACGCGCAACGAAGAAAAAGGCAGCCAAGAAGAAGGCCGCTAAGAAGCGCGCAACAAAGAAAAAGGCAGCCAAGAAAAAGACCGCTAAGAAGCGCGCGACCAAGAAGAAGGCCGCCAAGAAGCGCCGCTAGTGCCTTTTTGATTCGATCGTTTGCTGATTTTCAGCTCGATCGGCAAGACAGAATCCACATCGCCGCGTCGGCATTTCCGATGCGGCTTTTTTCTTGCGCTCCGCGTGCCCGGATGCTGCAAACGTGCCCGGATGCTGCAAATGCAGTGCAGCGACGGCCCCAATGCCGCCACGAATCGCCCCCGTGGTGTCTTCTACAAGGTCGGAAGGCTGGTCGATACGCCCTCCGACGCCGCTTTGGATGCCAAATGCCGCACCAACGCACGCGCCGCCTGTTCAATCGGTGCCGCCGCATCAGGCTGATCGGCAATCACTTCATGCAAACGGCCTTCGTCGCCGGCTTCGCGCAAGCGAATGTCGATCGGCAAGCCGCCCAAGAACGGCACGTCCATCTGAGCAGCTTTGTCACGTGCACCACCACGGCCGAAAATGTCGTAGGTCTTGCCGTTATCCGGGCACAGAAAGCCGCTCATGTTTTCGACCATGCCGGCAACCGGAATGTTGACCTTGCGAAACATGTTGATCGCTTTGACCGCATCCAACAAAGCGACTTCTTGCGGCGTGCAAACGACGACCGCGCCGCTGATCGGGACCGACTGTGACAACGTCAGGGCGATATCACCGGTACCCGGTGGCATGTCGATGATCAGGTAATCCAGTTCGCCCCATTGGGTGTCACGCAAAAACTGTTGGATGCTGCCGTGCAACATCGGCCCACGCCAGATCACCGCTTGGTCGGGTTCCACCAAGAAGCCCATCGACATGACGGGAAATCCTTCACGCAATTCGATCGGTCGGATCTTCTTGTCCGCGTCGACCTCCGGACGTCCTTCCAGCCCCAACAGGTGAGGCACGCTGGGGCCATAGACATCCGCATCCATCAATCCGACACGACTGCCCATTTGATTCAGCATGACCGCCAAAGATGCGGCGACGGTACTTTTCCCCACACCGCCTTTGCCACTGCCGACCAACACGACCTTCTTGACACGCAGTCCCAATTGACCGATTCGCGCCGGTGGGCGTTCATGCGGAACGATTGTTGCGTTGATTGCGGCGCCGGGAAACGCGGCCGTCAATCGGTCGTTGATGCCGTCGCGCACTTCGTCACCGATCGCCCACATGCACGACGTGATGCCCACGCTGTAGCTGATCTTGTTGTCGTCCACCTGAACGTCTTGGATCTGACCCATCGGTCCCATCGCGCGACCGGTTTCGGGGTCAAGCGTTTGATCCAAGATGGCTTGGACGGCCGTAAGCGTGATTTCAGACATGGGGTTGTGACCGTGGCAGAAGGGACCGGGACAGTCGAAAGGGCATACGCAAGTATCCGTCGCGCCGCCGAAACATTGACCACCGGTGGTTCGTCAAAACCACCGACGTGAACAATGTCAGTCTAAGCATCCGTCGAAGATCGCCAATCCCGCGGTCAATCGATGTCGCATTCGCCACAGTTCCGCTGCGGTCGCCGCGGTGCCTTCGGCGCCTTGGCTGTGCATCAGTAATCGGTCGCGATCGGACAAACCTTCGCCCACCACCCACTGTCGTCGCGCGACGTCACGGGCGCTTCGCAGGTGCGCGGCAATAACCAGCGGCGTGGCAATCCTGTCATGCCAGATCAGAATGTCGGGGCGATCCACGGCAAGGTCATCCAGCCATCGTCGAAAGTCGTCTGCCAGGATCCCCGGCGCGTTTGCCCCCGGTCCGTTGTCGCGGATCGGCGGTGCAACCGCCCGGTCGACACGGACGGGCGGGGTTGGGTTCATATTCGGGGACGTCGACGTGGATGTATCCCGAACGGAATTCATACGATCGATGACAAAGCGAACATTCAGCAACCAGGATTCTTCGTCGGTCACCACGACGATTCGATCCGGTCGTCGGCGACGCCACGGTCGCATCCAATCATCGGCGGAAGATTGCGAAGGCATCATTCGTTGGAGATCGAAGGTGTGCTGTCGTCCTTGGTTGTGCCGGTGTCACCGTCCGGCTGACTTTCCAAACGGCGCAGCAAACGCGCACGGCTGATTCCCAAACGCCTGGCAGCTTCACTGCGGTTTCCGTCGGCCGCCGCAACCGCTTCTTCGATCAACCGCCGTTCGATTTGATGAAGGGTCGCGTCCAAGTCGATGTCACCCATCGCATCGGCTTCGGCCGAAGGTGGACGATAGGAACGCACCGCCAATGGCAAGTGTTCGCGGGTCAGCACGGCCTGTGAACCCATGCCCGCAGCAAAACGAACCGCATCGTCCAGTTCGCCAATGTCGCCGGGCCAGGGATAGCGGACCAACGCATCTTGACCGTCGCGGTTGAAGCGTTCGGCAATGACGTTGCCGCCACTTCGTCGGCTTTCCAGCAAAGCTGCTGCAACCGTCGGGACGTCATCGGGCCGATCGGCCAAAAAGGGAACGTCGATCATCAATCCGCACAACCGCCGCATCAAAGGCTCAATGACGTCGGCAGATCCTTTGTGGCGTCGATCCAGAATCGCGATCAATCGCAAACGTTGTCCGAACAGATCCTTCCACTGATCCACCCGCTGTTGCACGTCCGGCGGTGTTTCCTCCAAACCTCGAAGC
This window encodes:
- a CDS encoding Mrp/NBP35 family ATP-binding protein, encoding MSEITLTAVQAILDQTLDPETGRAMGPMGQIQDVQVDDNKISYSVGITSCMWAIGDEVRDGINDRLTAAFPGAAINATIVPHERPPARIGQLGLRVKKVVLVGSGKGGVGKSTVAASLAVMLNQMGSRVGLMDADVYGPSVPHLLGLEGRPEVDADKKIRPIELREGFPVMSMGFLVEPDQAVIWRGPMLHGSIQQFLRDTQWGELDYLIIDMPPGTGDIALTLSQSVPISGAVVVCTPQEVALLDAVKAINMFRKVNIPVAGMVENMSGFLCPDNGKTYDIFGRGGARDKAAQMDVPFLGGLPIDIRLREAGDEGRLHEVIADQPDAAAPIEQAARALVRHLASKAASEGVSTSLPTL